The DNA region tttgcgaggcaaaggcatagcagagtgaagaatttcacgctctgaggtaagtaacagttataagtctggtcctgatggtatgaaaccccagattttgtatcatgtgattattttggaggtgacgcacatgctaggtgacgggcgtgtgggcgtgcaccgaggggattgtgacttgatctgTCCCGTGAAAttataaagttgaataacttgttgttagctatatgctctctatgtgttgaagaagtttgactgtaaatcatgttagaaatcatgcttaggctatgtgatagtactgttgggacctacagaggtcacgtacttattgaattatttgctaattgctatcttgtgctcagtcatgattttacttgcgtatcatacctcagtctttcttgatatttgttgatgcattatgttatctttatttgggctgatctttgtgatttctgagagcccgagagacttcctgagagcccgagagactagagagtttgaggactgagtaaggtcgagggcctgtcggtgaggtaaggatattatggcacgtcaGTTGTCTGTGCAgaatattatagcacgtgagttgtccgtgcagcacgtgagttatccgtgcagcacgtgagttgtccgtgcggattatgacgcttgggctgtaggagccccccggagtctgtacacccccagtgagcgcgggtacccattgagtgtgagtgctgagggctgagggCTGAGaggatgagttgagtgactgttgcttgagaggttgtacttgctttgcatttgttgttgcacttggttgctatctatcattattgtgaaatctctaaaagattttatatctgaattacatgaaattgaactgtataaaaattgatttgacttaaactaccGGATATGAAAGCATATATATTCTTtcctggaattactgaaagtgaactataactgtgtagttcgtcattatcttcagtttcttagttattattgttatttgctgagttggttgtacttttactacaccctacactttgtgtgcagatccaagtattcccggacatagcgggtgttgatcatttcgcgaaattgattttcaggagattcagaggtagctggcgtgtttcgcagaccttgtctctcttttccTATCTCCATATTTactgtattttggtcttagactattatagactttATGTTCCAGATTTGTATcgatattagatgctcatgtacttagtgacaccagattttggggagtgttcgtgtaagtatttatgggattttatattttattaaattattgtatattcaaacttaagaaaaatagtggtttatcgagattatcggcttgcctagtatcgacataggcgtcatcacgataggttaggattttgggtcgtgacagtaatatGAGTAAGAAATCAGTGATGGAAATAGatgtatacatataaatacatccaCATACAACAATCAAAAGTCATTGTAATGAGTACAAAAACAGTGAAGGCACCATTGAAATACTTATGAATACATCTACATACAATATGCAAAGGTCACTATAATAAGTACAAATACAGTGAATGAACTTTTGAATACATCTAAACACATCTAAATATAATATGCAAAAGACACGAGAATAAATAAGCACAAATCAGTGAAgccaaattttgtatatatataaatacatctacATACACACATGCAAAAGTCATTGTAATAAGTACAAATCAGTGATGGAATTTTTGAATACTTATGAATACATTTAAATACGATATGCAAAAGTCAGTGTAACAAGTATAAATACAGTGAAGGCAATTTTGAATACTTATGAATACATCAACATACATATAAATCAAATTAACAAATAAGAAGAGGAAGTTATGTATCCACTATTGTACACATATAAATACAATAACATACAATAATAGAAATCCATTGGAGAAGGTAATACTCAATGTATGAGGACTCAAATACATATTGATACATCAACAATTACCTTTTCGTCCCGTGTATCCGAGCTATTTCTTGCATCGACCTCCTTTCCCTTGACACCTGAAGCATCATCCATaggtttttttctcttttccgcAACGGGAAGTGTTGATTCTTTCGAAGATTTCTCAACTTGGGCTTCTTTCAATGTGTCATTGCGTATTTTTATTCTCCTCTCTGCAGCTGTATTTGCTGTTGAACCTGCAAATTCCAATTCCACTTGAGTGATTTGCAAAGAGAAAGAGGGCCCATCGAAATTGAGTACTTTGGTGGGTATACCTCTGGTAACCCTTTTCTGGGATGTTGAATCAGCCATTGGAgagaaaatctcaaattttctgTTGAATACAATAACAATGGTTATTGTTTATAAAAAATTAGTAGAGATAAACAGAATAAACAAACTACAAGCGAATTCTAACAAGTTAAATATTTGCCACaactatttgtagcaaaaaataATGAAAGTTGAGAGAGACAATGCAGATGGCGTGTATGAAATTAGTGTGGTGACTGAGAATGGGGAAGCGCTAGGCGATGTGGGTGAGAAAGATTTTCAGTTGCAAAATCGTGGTTTCTGggaatgggggaagagaatggcGTGTATGAAATTAGAGAGAGAGAACGTGGAGAGAGAAGTTTACATCAAATACGGTAATTATGTgagagaaaaatctgaaaaaggagatagaaaaataataaatagcgTATATAatggcttaagggtaggaggtaaccataaatagatattttgctataaacattaaaaggtagttatagaatataatttttttaaatgatatttatttaaaataaataaggtgttaacctttgctataggaggtaaaaattccatgTTTAAACCTATATCTACTTCTACCTAAACTATTCGGCCCATTATATCAAAGATACACCATATGGCCCATTCGAATGAAATCAATAAAATCAAGTCCTAACTACCTTAATTCAACCCCAACGAATCAACTACTCAAAACAATTATCAATTAACCTTCAGATCTACACTAaatgttgacaatattaaaatgTCACAATATGACAAAAATAGGTAAATCGGGAAAATTAAAGCAACACACATTTAATGGCTTAAATAAACAAACTTTAAAGAGGAAATgcagaaaatatataaaagaaaaggaCCTTTTATAGATGCAAACTTCACTTTTCATTCAAGAAATCTCCAAGTATGGAATTAGTGAGAAAGAACGTTGGCCAAACTTGAATGCGGACAGAACCACAGTCCGAAGCTCGACGGCGAAGCAAACCAAAGATTGAGCCTCTTGCGGCTAAAATTTTACTGGTTATTGGGGTTTGTTTTGAGGTCATTTTAAGGTTGTTTCCGACTGATTTTAGGCAGTGTTCATGCTGTTCTTTTGTGAAGCTTTCGATCACATTTTCTTAGCTGGATTTTGAAGCTGCTTTAATGGGGGAGTTGGCAGCATTTTGAGCTCTGTTTTGAGTGATTTTTAGCTATAAAGGGGTATTGTTTTGTTGGTTTTCATGGCTGAATTTTTGGTGGTTTCAGCTGGGGTTTCATTGATGTTTGAAGGGCGGAAACTGGCAGCGTTTCTTGGTGATTTGTTGCTGCATTTTGTTGCTTTTTGGACTATTTTCGCACCTAATTTTGCTGCCCTCTTGGATGGactttttttggtgttttacagGGTATTTTGAGGTTGTTTTGTTGCGTTTTTGAGTTGGAGTTTCCAGCTGGTTCCCATGGTGAAAACGTGAGTGAGTAGAATATGGGTTGTGagtgggggacaagcatggggacAAGGAGTGAGGGACAAGGGAAAGTGGGGAGCGAAGGAAAGTAGAATGGGACACGCATGGGAAGATGAGAGCGAGAAAAATGGAGTGAGAAGTGATGTATTGATGAGATGAGTGGGAAAAAATTcaattataataaaaaattagGCGCTCACATAACATAAAAACCATATACCTAAATATAAACAATGGTTCCCAAACGGCATATACCTAAATTTTGCAAGGCTCATAGTCGCATTTCTAAATTCTAGTGATGCCTGCAATCTCAAATGTCTCCTGAACCAAAAGAAAATAGACCTGTTTCGGATGTTAACAACAGATAGAATATCATAGGAGTGAATTCAGGAACCTTGTCAATTAGAAATATAAGGGAAATTAAGGTTAAGGAAGTGAGTAGGACAAGGTGTGTCACAACAGTTTGGGTTCAAACGAAACAAGCAATATGCAACTTGTTGATTTAGATCCTCTAATCCTAGACGTCAAAGCATATTATAGACCACACCAGAAATACCTATTACCTCAACATTATATTCAAAATTACAAGGCTACACTCGAATCTAAGTTTGAGTCAGCAGCATCAGTTCAGCAATGGACATGATTAATTATTTGATCCTACAGCTGAATGCAAGTGTGAACAAGTGAATATTTCTCCAACTGGATAAAACCAAGTAAATTAAAAGAAACTGCTTTTTCTGgtgaaagcaaaaaaaaaaaattccagtaCAATGCCTCAAGTGATTGGGAAAATCTGAGCGTGTTGCTGCTTGTGATATGCAGCAGCTAGAGGAGGCCCAACTGATGGTCAATTTTAGGTGAACGAGGCTGTTAGTACTACTCTAGAGGCATAAGTTAATCCTAGTTTGAGTTTTCTTAAGCAATATTTAACATAATCTCCAACTTGAATGAAACATCCCCACCCCTAAAATTTCTGAAAAGAATCATGAACTCGTGACACTAAAAACAGAAGGCAAAATATTGGCCATGCAAAACGTGAGATTCATAAAGCTTACTAGTTTTTTCATCCCCAACTTCATCTGGTTGTTTGCAGAGTTATATAACAAATAGCATAAAAGCACTTACATGAAAGGATATTCCAACCAGAATcactatttgttttgcagaagCAAAAGTAAAAATTCAGATACTGCACTATTTATAAGTCTCTCTttatagatatacatgtataaaaTAGCTAGAACAAGAATGAACAAGCTTCTCTATTCGTCCTCCCTTCTTTCACTTAACAGTAATCCTACAAGGACAATTTTTATCGTGATCAACGGTATTAAGAGATAAGCATAAACAGGTAAACTGCAATTTTCGTAAAAGAGGAATTTGGAGTTTGGTTTGGAGAAAGGGAGGAGAATGGGCATTAATTGTACATGACAACAAGCCTGATCAATAGCATTGTTTGTAATAGAAAGCATTTCAAACCATGCACTCCCTCATCCACAAGGGACTCTTTTTACTCGCTTGGTTATCCCAAGTGACAGCTCTAATCTCCCCTCATTACTTTCTCAGATTTTCCTAAATAATCTTTCGACTATATATTTTTCACAAGATATTTAATCTTAAGAAGTTAATTTGAAAACAAAGCATAACATAAAGTAATTGAAGGACTTCTGTTGCAACTCCCATGATTTCAGGATAACTGTAGAATCAACTTTGCAAGAGAAAAGAGAATGAGCAAGATTACGATAGCGTTGTCATTACCCTAAATAAATGGGAAGAGGTGAGATCATGAAGTGGAGCATGACTAGCAAAAGAGAAGCGTGTGAAAGTGTTGCTTATACTTCCAACACGGCAAGAATAGCGAGTATCCTTATCAGAGACCAATAAATCATTaaccatgcttcgaaaatattaTAAACTAATATTTTAATTATCCACCAATCAACCAATCATCGTACCTTCAGTTTAATCCATTTATCAATTGACAATCAAAATATGGTACTACTTGTAAATCGATAAGGCCAGATTCGACAACTAGAACAAGATGCCAACTAAGATAAGACAATCTCGACTGCAAAATTTTAGACATCAGACTTTGATATACAACACTAATTCAAATACAGTTGTGACATATTAAAGAAAACATGTGATTATTGTTCATAAGTCCCACTTTGTTAAAATATAATGATGTACCCctgtataaaaataaaaatataactagGGACCTTTTTTCTCAACACTATCTAGGCACTGAGACTTTATTTATATATCAATGAAATTTGTtaccatttcaaaaaaaaaaatgctcgTTTAACTTACCTTCAATCTATCCTGAGTTGGCCCCAGCGTCGTCATCTCCATTACCACCTCCACCTCCATATACGGGAACAAGGGTTCGCAAACAGACAAAGAATTTAAAACGGCTAAAAATCTCACCAGTAATCTCGAGACGTTCGTGTGAGGAATTTTCCAAATTACACCACATGAGCTTATGGAGGTAGCAAGAATTCTCATTGCTAAACATGTTGATATGCAGAAGGACTTCCTTGACACTCGATAAATATGTATTTGGCTTCACAACACTGCACCCTCAACCTCCAATATCCAAATGAAATGATTTCACCCAAGACTATTTGCTTCCATAGTCCTTCATCGTCCATATCACGACATGCGCTAAGTGGTTATGGCCATATCTCCTAGCATATGAACAAATCAAAGAAAGACATTCTCCCAACACAGCCAAACTCACAACCAATGGATCACCAAAAGGCTCatgattcttcttctttttctttttctttttctttttcctttttgatgaagATGAACCACCAATAGAAAATGTCAACTGATCGAATCTCTCAGTTGCAAGATTAAAACCTACAAAAGTCCTCCTGCCAAAAAAACTCGTACCtccaatacaatacaatacaatacaccTCTAAAAAATAATCCAGAATCACTGAAACTGTATAGACAATCCTCAAGTTTCTTCCATGAATCCAGCTTCAGACTATAAACCATTGTCGCCCACACAGGCCCAAGCCTTTGATAATTTGAACCACTTAATAATCCTCTGTAGAGCTATCATACCCTAAATTAGCAGGATTAAATTTTCTACCCCTACCCAAATGCTACAAACCGACAATCTACAGAACCCCTTAGTGGATGGATTATAACAGGGCATATAAATTATCAAATTTCATCAAAACCAAACCATTGCAAGAATTCACCGGCATTGATGGTTGTTGCGACTGCTTCAGTGGGTGGTCAAATTGCTCCTGTTGGGTTGGGTTTCTGTTCAAAATCAATGCAGAACAAGGAGAGACCGCTTTCATAATAAGTTTGACATCAACGTTGGGTTTCACTTAGATGTATTTCGGGCTATTGATAGTGGCCTCCCATAGCTTGGCAACGCTTCTGAATCTCAGTAGTGAGTTCACTAGCAGCTCCACAAGTATATTCTCGATTACTTCCGGCGGCAAGAAAGCCTCTTGCGGAAAAGATCTGTGTATGTTGCGGAGGGGTTTAGGGTTTCAGGATACTATTTTAGAATGCAAGGTTTAGGGTGAATGGGTTAGAATTGGTCGTGCATTCACTAGAAATGTATTTACTTTTACGTATTCTTTTACTAGATAGTGTAAACCATGCCACCACGGGCCCAAGCTCGATATAGAGTTTTATATATAGTCTATTTCATCTGTATATGCAAATTTACTCAACAAACATGCAAAACAAAACTAAGTTGCATCACAGGAATGGCACGATAGATTATGGTTAATTTGTCAAAAGCAACTGTACACAATTACGTAAGAACTATTGACTAAACAGTAAGAAATAATGGTGGTCCCTTTAGCATAATAAGCCCAAGGACGTCTTAATAAAATTCGTGGCATAAAGTCAAATTTTAATAGAAggcctttcttctttcttttttttattttttcatcttttttttgttTATACTGTATTTATCTtacaaaatataatattaatatttatgcAACACAAAATcccaacttgtcgtgatggcgcctaatatacttgctaggcaagccgacaattacATAACAGCTAAACATTTGAATGAAACATGTATTAATAAATTCAACCGcagaaaatttcataaatatcAGATAAAAGTAACTGAAACTCTACTATAACCattccaaaacctggtgtcaacgagtacatgagcactactaaATATCGACATAAACCAAAACTCTAATACAACTATCTGAATAATAGAACAGTATTgaagaaataaaaggaaagagagtcaaggtctcgGACGTCATAGCAACTACCATGAAGTCTCCAAGCAGTTACCAGTACAGATCTAGAAATCACCGCGTCCAGATGTACCTGAATATGCAcatgaagtgtagagtgtagtatgagtacaaccaactccgTGTACTGAATAAGTAACAGAACTAACCTTGgggtgaaagtagtgacgagctcacaAGAATAAAGTCAGAACCAATATAATGACAATACAGGTAAGATAATAACAATAATAGTAAATAACTCAAAGAAAACTTCCATATTCACCTCGTTCATGATacagaaatttagacatgctttcaagttcataATTAAAGGCCAACACTAATAAGAACATGTTAAGTATCATGAGGaatggtacatctctatgcctacatgtaaaTTATGCACGTCAAATGTATGGTATCACAATGATATTCCcaggtactcacactctcagagtactcaatctgtctATCTCAATTGCCCACtcatcacacacacaatcacttAACATTGTACGGGTACCtggcatcaatgcccctcaccaaagcacgtgtatatatcaATGTACCTGCTCTCACtgttggtatgtcagactccagagggacgggtcctgcccaagcgctaatataaagcctataaagtctattgcggcgtgcaacccgatccacaataataaataagccaataaggtATGCTGcaacgtgcaactcgatccacaataacactcacaaCTCAGCTCTCCGGTctacctcagtcatcaatctcttaaGTCTCTAGGGCTCACAAATCTCGTACcgctcagcccaaacaatgataacatgtgatgtaacagtgaataataacagagactgagaaatgatatgcaaatgaagaattatgactgagtatataattacAGTTAAAACAGATATCTCAAAACATCATAAATAACCTCAGTAGGTCTCAAtcaaataagcatatagcctaaacatgatttctaacatgaatcacaactcaattactctaacatgtAGGAATTAAATGGATAAAACAAGACTTGATATCAACACAGTGTAAGAATCTACTTGGATTATGATTatcacggtgcacgctcacacgcccttcacctagcatgtgcgtcaccccaacacaATCCAAATAACACGAATTTGAGGGATATATACCCTCaatccaagtttagaagtgttacttacctcaacgcATGCAACTCACTACTTCAAcaaacccttgcctcgcgaatcggcctttgaacgactcgaatctagtcacaaacaacttaatataatcaatacaagctataggaatcgattccatccgataaagctaagatctttaaccaaaatcaaaagtcaacccggggcaCGCATCTCGGAacttgacaaaattcacaaaattcgaacacccgttcaattacgagtccaaccataccaaaatcatccaattccgacttcaaatcaaacttcaaccctccatttttcatttttgaaaagtttccacaaaattcctcatttttttcacttTAATTCTCTCATTAGATGCTAAACacgaagatggaatcatgaaatactAATAtatccgagtcaaaaatacttgCCCGGATCCAAGGTGTGAAAACcccctctaaaatcgcccaatactgagctctacaactcaaaatatgaaataataactctaaccctcgttttttgtttttaaatctgTTATTATAACTGCCCGATCGATCTTTTTGTATAATTGTGCCCCGTTTCCCCTTTTTATGCTTCACGCATATGTAATTTAGGTTTTATGATTTACGGGATCGATTAGTTTCGTACCGGAAaagtttcagattgatttagACTCTTTGATTCTTGGCTTAGAGGCCTAGGTTGTTTATGTTAACCAATGgttaaattttgtgaaaatgacccaggattggtgttttgatggctctgatagcttcatatcgtgattttggactttggcatatgcccgaaatcgaattcaaaAGTCCATAGGTTATTTTGTATTGTTTTGccgaaaattggcaatttgagatttagaagtttgaccgtaggtttaCTTTTGGCTATCGGGTTGGGAATTTGAGGctgtcagggttcgcaaatgcgatccctaattcgcaattgcgaggattcgcaaatgcgaaccctgtgtcgcaaatgcgTCATCTACAGCTAGACATAAGCGCTGGAAAGTCAGGATTTAGTCTCATTTCTCACatttttagaaccctagactcggtaggaggcgattttgaaAGGGGCTTTTCATCTaaaacattgggtaagtgattctaatcaattttcaactatattttattaatatatcttagatttaacatcaaattcatgtgaatcaaagtaaaaatttatgaaaattatgtctaAGTTTTGGAAAATGAGAATTgagctttgagagttgatttggactcggatttgaaaactaatcacatatatggactcgtggggttatggatagtcagaatctacccttggacccgggttttgaccgggcggggttgatttttgttgacttttttgggAATGTtttaaagatcaaagctttatctattgtaattgttttcccttgcattGGTTTATGATATTAAGTCACTTTTGGTCAAATTTGAGCCGTGGGGAGGCGGATTCTAGgagaaaagctattttcgagggttgagttggcctagttgagttaagtatcttgcctaactttgtgggggaggggaactaccccttaggaattggtttgtttgtgttaattgtgatatgtgaaagctgtgtacgcaaggtgatgagtgggtaTACAGGCTATAtttggtatttgaccggtttaggctatttagactcttttcatggctttaattgaattgtcatgaCATGCTATATCTTTCGTTGTTAATATAGCCTTGCATTTGTTAGTCTACCCTTACATGTATTAGTCtacccttacatgctttatttgacattgttaacactTATTTCACCTCTTACTTGCTAAtgtgctcttatatgctttagttgaaattattggctttcttattgtcttgttgtttctttaattgttgaattacttacttgaagttgttatttcatgaaatatcttcttgttgagttattggtgttgaagttgtaaaagcaattatcacattgaggcaaagttgttaaTTATGGAGATATCgttcttgttgagctattcacttttattttgttattgttgagattcttgtacacattgtgattgagccatggACTATTTATTGTGAAACActgatattgttgattcttttagcaagttgtggcatatgggcacttgtggtgcgagtggTGATTATGTTGTggtattgatacgcatgcggtggtataacgCTTGGGGTTGATACGCAtccggtgagataaggtggtcttgatacgcgtgttgctaatAGGGGAACTATTTAAAGCCaagcggtgtgataaggtgggttaaaacgcgggtagctattttgaaaaaaataatttgcaaaattaaatgtaaggctcccgcggtgatataaggaaaaattgTTATTGAAATTATGAAATGTGAatgcgaggcggtacctcggttgtgattcttgttgtttactTCATATTGAAAAGAGTTATTGGTTGAACTGTTCTAGttgcttttattcttccttgtATTACCCGTTTTGTCCGTATTTGATTATTTTAGGTTCTCATTAATTGCTTCCTTCTTGTTGTCTTTCTACTTATAATTTTGTCATTAGTTACGC from Nicotiana tabacum cultivar K326 chromosome 24, ASM71507v2, whole genome shotgun sequence includes:
- the LOC107762401 gene encoding uncharacterized protein LOC107762401, with the translated sequence MSLAKFRKFEIFSPMADSTSQKRVTRGSTANTAAERRIKIRNDTLKEAQVEKSSKESTLPVAEKRKKPMDDASGVKGKEVDARNSSDTRDEKIWAIQSRIFVERAFLRIY